The Roseofilum capinflatum BLCC-M114 genome contains the following window.
TGCAAGTGGCGATCGCCAATCAAGGAATAGGCATTGAGGAGCAGGAATTACCAGAAATTTTCCATAAATTCCGTCGTGGAACAGGAATCACCGATCGGGCGATCGCCGGAACCGGTTTAGGTCTAGCCCTGGTGAAAGCTTTAGTGGAACAATTAGGAGGAACCATTACCGTCAGCAGTCAGCCCCTAAACTCTCGATCCTCCTGGGAAACTTGTTTTACGCTTATCCTTCCCCAGAGTTAATGCTAGGCTGTGATAGCGGTTGTGAATCTTAACGGGTAACCCCCAGAATGCTCAAAATTACTCAACCTCGATCCCGGCGCTGGCAACAACTCACCTATTCTCCCGTCATCCGTCAAATTCAAGTTTTTTTGGCGGCCTTTCGCTTCATTGCTCTGTTGCTCTGGGATCGCTGGCGCGGGGGGCCCTCTTCCGCCCTCAAACGTAAACGAGCTAGGGGTTTGGTGAAAACCCTGCTTAAACTAGGGCCCACGTTTATTAAAATCGGTCAATCTCTCTCCACCAGAGCGGATCTCCTGCCTACGGAATATGTAGAAGCCCTGGAACAACTGCAAGATCAAGTTCCTGCTTTCAACCCAGAAACGGCGATCGCCATTATCGAACTCGAACTTGCCGCATCTGTGGGCGCAATTTTCCAAGACTTTGACCCCATTCCCCTCGCGGCTGCCAGTCTCGGCCAAGTCCATCGCGCCACCCTCCACACCCAGGAAGAAGTGGTGATCAAAGTTCAACGTCCTGGTTTAAGAGCATTATTTGATGTGGATGCTAAAGCCATTTATCGAGCCATCCAAGTCACCGAACTCCTGTTTGCCTGGACGCGCAAGTATGAACTGCGAACCATCTATAATGAATTTTTTCGCATTCTCTATCAAGAAATTGACTATAAACAAGAAGCCTTAAATGCAGACCGCTTTCAGCAAAACTTTGCCAACTATCCCGAAATTATTGTTCCCCGCATTTATTGGCGCTACACCACCCAAAAAGTGTTAACGATTGAATATTTACCCGGTATTAAAGTCGATAATCGGGAAGCCCTGATTGCCTGCGGTTTAGATCCTCAGAAAATTAATCAAATTGGCATTTGTTGTTATCTCAAGCAACTCCTCTTAGATGGTTTTTTCCAGGCCGATCCCCATCCCGGTAATTTAGCGGTAACCTCCAAAGGGCAACTGATTTTCTATGATTTTGGCATGATGGGGGAAATTCAGTCTTTAGCTAAAGACCAAATGATCCGCAATTTTTTTGCTGTCTTACGCAAAGATACGGATGAGGTAGTCGAGACCCTAATCAACATGGGATTAATTGAACCCATGGCCGATATGACCCCTGTGCGCCGCTTGATTACGTTTTTGTTGGATCGGTTTACGGAACGGCCGGTGAATTTCCGCGAGTTTACTTTAATTAAGGATGAACTCTATACCATGTTTGAGCAGCAACCGTTCCGCTTACCCGCCGAGATGACGTTTGTGTTAAAAGCTCTCACAACTCTTGATGGTATCGCCCGCATTTTAGACCCAGAATATAATTTAGCGGCTTCTTCTCAACCCTTTATTCGGGAAGTCACCGCAGGAAAAGGGACAAGATATTTAGTGGGGGAAACTCTACGACAGGTGAAGTTGTGGGTGCAGTCTCCTTTTGAAAAACCAACGGTTACCGATCAATGGTTTGAACAGTTAGAAAAACGGATGGAAACCGGAGACTTAGCGTTTTCTGTGAGGGCTAAAGAGAGCGATCGTCTCTTAGAGTCTCTCAGCTTAGGACTACAAAGCTTACTCTATCTCTATGGGGCTGGCTTTACCTTGATTTCTAGTAGTATCCTGTTTGTCGGTCAATTTTCAGGATGGGCGATCGCTCTCCTGTGTGGATCGGGCGTGTTTATCATCTTTTGTGTGCGATCGATCTTCCGTCTCTCTGTACGCAACCGCCTCAACCGCATATCTTAAACCCAACCTATTTCCTGATACAAAAAGAGGGAAAAGTAAGTCATAAGCCGGATTCTGTTCTCCAAGATCTGCTATGAGAGCTTGGGGGGAATTATCTATCTGGGATATGGGTTACCCCATACCTCTAGCGGTTTCATTATGCTGGAACCGGTAAAAGACCAACCTTAGTTCCATCTGCCTTGCTCCCAACCGGGGTTTACCGAGCCAGTACCTCTCGATACTGCTGGTGCGCTCTTACCGCACCCTTGCACCCTTACCTGTGTGCTTGATGCACCATCGGCGGTATGTTTCTGTGGCACTCTCCTCACGATCGCTCGCACTGGGCGTTACCCAGCAAGTCTGGTCTTTCGGGAGTCCGGACTTTCCTCAGATCGAGTTCTCCCGATCTGCAACTCCCTCCCTTACTTTTCCCTGTTCTTAGTGTATCTAAATTAGGGTCTGCGATCCGAGGTTCCTAATTCTAAATGCCAGGCATCTGCCAGCACATGACTTAACCAACTGCGTTGAGAAGCATCTAAAAAGCCATCATCGGCTAAGATTTCTTCTCTGAGATCCTCTAAGGATTGACCTTGGGAACGGGAAATCTTAATCACTCCGGCGATCGCTGCCGCCACCAACTCCTCATCTACAGGCTTGTGGCGCAACGCTATGATATCTTGAGAATGCTCTGGAATTGGGTAGTTCATCGTTATCTGAATCGGTTTAACCTCAATTGAAGGGATAATGAGAATAATGTAAACTTTTGTAACATTATTATAATCACGTAACCGCGATTATAACACATTTTTTGTTTTTGTCAAGACTGGTTTTGTATTTTTAAGCCCTCCTTCAGAATCCATGCAAGAACTCCTCTATTTAGAAATCCCCCAACCCGATACCTCTGCTGTGCGTACTTGGTTACAGCAACACTACGACCCCCCCATCGGGGAGAAGTTCCTCACTGCCGATGGTCTCAGGCTCCATTTCCCTCAACGAGACCCCCTGTCCCTGTTCGTTTGGTCAGTACAGCGCACCACTTATCTAAAACTCTTCCGTTGGTCAAACACGCCCATTCCCCAAGAGGGCAGAGTGATTAATCACCTCAAAAACCAGCTCCAGCGACAATTCCCCCACGAATACCCGGAACCTCCAGAAATCGACCTCTCCAAACAGTCCATTTTTGAAGCCTTAGCCCCCTATTATCCGCAAACGGTGCGCTATTTCCAGAAAATGCCCAGGGGAGAATACGACCTAAACCGGGTATATTGGTGGGAAAAACGATGGCGGGAAAATGTGCGAAATCCCCAAATTCCTAGCCCAGTCATTCGCCCGTTGCAAACCCCTTTATCGGCAGAGAATACTTACGATTTAATTTATATCGGCGGTGCATTGGGAGCTATCCATTCCGCAGTCATGGCAGCGCGAGGCTATCGGGTGTTATTGATTGAGCGTTTGCCCTATGGTCGCATGAATCGGGAATGGAATATTTCTAGGGATGAATTTGCTCGATTAATTGAGTTAGGCTTGTTTACGGAAGATGAGTTTGAAGACTTAATTGCACGGGAATATGTAGATGGATTTAATAAGTTTTTCGATAGCAATAATCCGGAGCATCTGAGAGCTAAAGTCTTGCACACGCCTAAAGTGTTGAATATTGCCATGGCTTCCGATAAGCTGTTGGGCAGTTGCGGCGAAAAATTACGGCAAGCGGGGGGCGAAATTCGGGATGAAACGGAATTTCAATATGCGGAAGTGGCCGACAATGGGGTGAGGTTGACCTTAAAGCATTTGGGCACTGGGGAAACATCTCAAGTGCAAGGGCGGCTGCTGATTGATGCTATGGGGACAGCTTCGCCCATTGCCTGGCAGTTGAATGGAAATCGGGCATTTGATAGTGTTTGTCCCACCGTGGGCGCGATGATTGATGGCGGGTTTGAACCGGGAGTTTGGGATTCTGATTATGGGGATGTTTTGAATAGCCATGGGGATGTTTCTAGGGGACGGCAGTTGATTTGGGAGTTATTCCCTGGGGCGGGTCAAGAGTTAACGTTTTATCTGTTCCACTATCATCAAGTGCATCCCGATAATCCGGGTTCTTTGCTGGAAATGTATGAGGACTTTTTTACGATTTTGCCGGAGTATCGACGCTGCGATCTGGATCAATTGGTGTGGAAAAAGCCGACTTTTGGCTATATTCCGGGACATTTTAGTTTAGGTAATAGCGATCGCATTATAGCGGCCGATCGCGTCTTGGCCATTGGTGATGCGGCCTCCCTCCAGTCTCCCTTGGTGTTTACTGGGTTTGGCTCCTTGGTGCGTAACCTTCCCCGGTTAACTGCTCTGCTAGATGTGGCGCTCAAGTACGATCTACTGAGCAGTCAACATCTAGCCGCCATTCGTGCCTATCAAGATAATACCGCCGTCACCTGGCTCTTTTCTAAGGGGATGATGGTTCCCACCCATCGCCATATTCAACCCCAGCTCATTAACTCCATGCTGAATACGTTTTTCGGGTTATTGGCCGATGAACCGCCAGAAGTGGCGGATACTTTTATCAAGGATCGCACCACTTGGCTGTTATTTAACCGGTTAGCCTTAAAAGCAGCCTTCAAAAATCCTGCCTTACTCCTGTGGATCTGGGACTTAGCGGGAGCCAAGGATCTGTTGCGCTGGTTATCGACCTATGGCAGTTTTACCACGAAGGCTTTTATTCACGCCCTGTTACGTCCCTGGTTTCCCCAGTTTACTCGATGGTGTGCGGGATGGATGGGCGATCGCTATCCGGGATTATGGCTCAAGATTTTAAGCTTAAACTATAGTCTCTCTGGCAATTGGGGGCAAGCGATTCAAGATTTGGGCGATTGATGAAAAAATCCTCCCTCATGTAGAGGGAGGATTCGATATAATCTTTATTCTAATCGGTGATTACTACAGTATGTCACCTTACAGCACTTAAGGAGCTAGGGCATTACCCCGGAGCAAGCTACCAATGGTTTTAGCCGTAATCTTCATTTGTACTAAAGGATTGGCAGGAACCACGGTTTTGTACAAGTAGCTGTCAAAGGTGAGCCGTTGTACATCTTTGTCCGAACACATCTCTACAAAGGCTTCGCGGGTGGCATCGGTGCGATAGAAGACCTGTTGCAGGATATCGAGTACCTTGTAGGTCAAACCATATTTCTTATCCCAGCGTTGGAGGTAAACCTTGAGGTCTTCTTCCGTGGGAATGCGTTGACCATTGTTAGAAAACTCGACGATCGCCTCCGCGCACATGCGACCGGATTTAGCCGCAAAGTAGATCCCTTCTCCGGAAGATTTAGTTACCGTTCCTGCTGCATCACCGACAAGGGCAACTCGACCGCGTACCCGGTGAGGACGGGGATGTTCGGGGATGGGGTGAGCTTCAACTTTAATGATTTCTCCACCCACCAAGCGTTTGGCTGCCCGGGCCCGAATTCCGGCTTGTAGTTGTTTAATTTTGGCTTGGTTCACTTTCATGGTTCCCGTTCCCACGGCCACATGGTCGTATTTCGGGAATACCCAAGCGTAGAAGTCTGGGGATACATCGTCTCCGACATACATTTCCGCCAGGTCTTCATAGTAATTCATCAGATGGTCAGGGAGACGGATACGCTCTTGGAAGGCGATCGCATAATTATAGTCTCCTGCTTTAATCGCTTTAGCGACCCTGGAGTTGGCCCCATCTGCACCGACTACCACATCCACCTGGAGGGTTTTGGCGACTCCCACCGTACCTCCCTGAGAATGGTCACTATAGTGCAGGGTGTAGGGATCTGTACTATTGGTCGGAAGTTCGAGTTTATGAACCGTGCCGTTAATTAAAGTCGCGCCGAGTTCAGCCGCGCGATCGCGCATGAAGCCATCTAGCACTTCCCGGCGACACATACCAATATACTCGTCGTTCCGGTCTAAATTAATATCGACTTCTCTGTTCGACGGTGAGATCATTTTCATTTTTCTCACGCGCCGGTCAATAATCTGGGGGGGTAAGTCAAATTCACTTACCATACAGAGGGGAATCGCTCCACCGCAGGGTTTCGCGTTGTCTAGCTTACGCTCAAACAGATAGGTTTCAATCCCTGCCTTTGCTAGGGTCTCAGCAGTGCTTGAACCTGCTGGCCCCGATCCAACTACAGCAACCCTTATACCCAAAGGTTTTCTCCACAATCGTTACACAACACGAATGGAATCGTATCACTTTCTGGGAATTTTCTGGGCCACTTACGGCTGAATGTAACTAAACTGAAACAGACCTTAACACAATGATACGAACTTAGTGAGGACAGCTATGGTTAGCATAAGACTCTGCTGTATAAACTTAAGTTGACAGAGATCAAAAGAGTGGTTAAAGATGAAGATTTGACCCGCGTCCCCTAGGATGCGATCGCCGCTCTGAACCCCCCATGACCAACAATCTGCATCAAAAACCAGGAGATGGATGGTCTCTAGACGAACGAAACCCCGAAGTGATTGAATCCTGGATGTCGATTTGGGGCTGGTTGTATGATTACTATTTTCGGGTGCAAACGGAGGGTTGGCATCAGATTCCCACCGATGAACCCGTCCTGATTGTTGGCTCCCATAACGGCGGTTTAGCCTCTCCAGACATGGTAATGATGATTTATGACTGGTTTCGTCATTTTGGCACACAGCGCCTGGTTTACGGACTAACGCACCCCCATATCTGGACGATCAACCCCCGTGTCGCCCAGGAAGTGGTCGCCCTTGGAGCCATTCGAGCCAACCCAAAAATGGCGATCGCCGCCTTCCAAAAAGGAGCCAGCGTCCTCGTCTATCCCGGAGGAGCGCAAGACGTTTTCCGTCCCTATTCCCAACGCCATAAAATCGAATTGGCCGGCCGTAAAGGATTTATTAAACTCGCCCTGCGGCAAAACGTGCCCATCGTCCCCGCCATTTCCTACGGGGCCCACGATACCCTCATGGTTCTCGGCGATATCTATCCCCTGATGAAACAGCTCCATGAATGGGGACTCCCTTGGCTCTATAACCTCGATCCGGAAGTCTTCCCCATCTATCTCGGACTGCCCTGGGGTATTGCTTTTGGCCCCCTACCCCACATTCCCCTACCCATCCAGGTTCATACCCGCATCTGTAAACCCATCCGGTTTGACCGGCACGGACGCAAAGCAGCCCGCGATCGCTATTATGTCGATCAATGCTATCAGGTTGTACAAACCACAATGCAAGCCGAACTCGATCGCCTGATTTCCAGCATCAATCCTTAACCCAGCCCTAATCCCAAATTCTCCCTTAGTTAACCCCATAATCAGGTTTTTGGGCTATTTCTCCCCCCTCTTTAATCGCTCAATCATAAACTTTTCATAAAAAATACATAATAATAACCCAATTTCTAGTGATAAGATCGCCAATGAGTGCGCTTCGAGGGTTTGTCGTGATCCGTTCTGCGACTTTGGCGATTCAGCCAACGCTACCATCTGTCAATGAAAATAACCGCCTTCGGTTATTTGCTGGCTCTGCTAACTTACTTTTGGCTCAAGAAGTCGCCCGCTATCTGGGGGTAGATTTAGGGCCAATGGTTCGTAAACGGTTCGCTGATGGCGAACTTTATGTTCAAATACAAGAGTCTATTCGCGGTTGCGATGTTTATTTAATTCAACCGTCTAGTTCCCCGGTCAACGACCATTTAATGGAATTGTTGATCATGATAGACGCTTGTCGTCGAGCATCTGCCCGCCAAATTACAGCCGTTATCCCCTACTATGGTTATGCCAGAGCTGACCGTAAAACAGCCGGTCGTGAATCAATTACCGCTAAATTAGTGGCGAATTTGATTACCGAAGCTGGAGCCAGTCGCGTCCTAGCCATGGATTTACATTCTGCCCAGATCCAAGGCTATTTTGATATCCCCTGTGACCATGTTTATGGTTCTCCCGTTTTAATTGATTATCTTTTAAGTAAGCAATTACCCGATCTGGTCGTAGTTTCTCCGGATGTCGGTGGAGTCGCTAGAGCAAGAGCATTTGCCAAAAAACTCAATGATGCGCCCTTAGCGATTATTGATAAGCGCCGTCAAGCTCACAATGTGGCCGAAGTTCTGAATCTAATTGGAGATGTGGAAGGCAAAACGGCTGTATTAGTCGATGACATGATTGATACCGCCGGAACCATTTCCGAAGGGGCGAGAATGCTGCGCCAAAAAGGTGCAAGACAGGTTTATGCTTGCGCGACCCATGCGGTTTTTTCCCATCCAGCCGTTGAACGTCTCTCTAGTGGCGTATTGGAAGAGGTGATTGTTACGAATACGATTCAATTACCTGAAGCTAAACATTTTCCCCAACTGCGAGTGCTGTCTGTGGCGAATTTAGTGGGGGAAACCATTTGGCGCATCCATGAGGATAGTTCCGTCAGTAGTATGTTCCGATAAGTCTGGTAGGGGCGAAATAGGTTTCGCCCCTAGAGATAGGTTAAAAATTTTGGGGGAACCCCTAAAAGTTTGGTCTCGATCTTGATCATAGCCTTCTGAGAGGAACAAGCGATCGCGGGCGTTTCCCCAATACTATTAAAATGTGAAGGTAAAATGTGAAGGTTATGCTCAATCCATTTGAGGAACTCCACCATGTATGCGGTTATTTCTAATGACGAAATTCAACTGCCACCAGGCAGTGTGGTGCGGCTACCGGGAACCTGGCAAGAGTATCAAACCTTATGCGATCGCCGGGGGGACGGTTCCATTCCCCGCATTAAATATCATTCTGGAGAAGTCTTCCTCATGTCTCCCTTGGCAAAACATGGACGAGATGCCAGTCTTATCGCAGACCTGATCAAAGTGTTGCTGGATTGGACAGGGCGCGAATATGATGCCTTTACCCCAGTGACGATGCAACTGCCAGAAGAAAGTGGCATCGAGCCGGACTATTGTTTTTATATTGACCATTGGCAAGCTGTTTCAGGTAAGGAACGGATTGATTGGCTCCATGATCCCCCACCAGATTTGGTATTGGAAATTGATGTCACCAGTTATTCAGATGCCCAGGATTATCTGCCCTATCGAGTGCCAGAAGTTTGGTTATTTCGTAACCAAAAACTCTTGATTTACCAACTTCAAGGAAATGAGTATAGTGTTCAATCCCAAAGCCAATATTTCCCAGAGGTAAACCTTGCGGATGTGGTTGCCCAATGTTTGACCCTTGCTTATCAGCGAAACACCAGCACAGCAATTCGTAACTTGAAGCAACAGTTGGTTGACATAGATCAAAAGAGCAGTTAAAGATCGAGACTTGAATATATCCCTCTTCTTTCACTCTGGGAAAATTAAAATCGAAACCCAATCCTAAAACTTAGTCCAGGTACGATACTAGAGATAGGCTAAAAATTCTGCGGGAACAACTCGCACTTCTCCTGATTTACACGCCTCAATATTGACCCAGAGGGCGGTTTTGCTGCGTTTATTTTCGTGGAAGGTAAAGCGGTTTTGCTGATAAAAAGTGGGGTCTACAAATTGGGCGCGATAGAGTTGAATGATTTCGTGACCGGGTTTACTTTGATGAGTAAAAATGCTTTCTATGCAGCCTAAATACTCGATTTCGGTGAGTTCGGCGTTTAATTCTTCCTGAAATTCCCGTTTGAGTGCTTCGCGGGAGGTTTCCCCAAAGTCAACACCCCCCCCTAATGCGCGATAGAAGGTTTGGTCTTTATCTTTATCATAACCTTCGGAGAGGAAGAGGCGATCGCCGTCTCGAATCAGCCCCAGAGCAATAACGCGGATTTTTGGCTTTTTCTTAGACATGATGAGACTTAATATTGCACAAAGGTATCTTGGGTTTCCGGAATCGGCCAATCTGCGTTAACGCCACCAATAACCAAGGTTTCAAGGGCCACGTATTCCTGACTCAGTTGCCGCAAGGCATTAATCAGGATATCGAGAGCCAGAGCATCACTGGTTCCCAGGTCAAACCAACAGCGTCCCCAATTTCCCTGGTATTCTAAGTCTCCCATATTATGCATCAACGCCATCAAGGAGCGATCGGCTTGCTCCCCATCATAGCTCATATAACTCAGTTCTAAACCCTCCTCTTGCACTTGCAGGTTTTCTGCATTAAATCCGCCCAACTTGCCCAAATAATACCAAGCATCAAAGGCTTCTTGCACATACAGCTTTTCTGCATCACTAGGAATTGTATTAAATTCCATCCAGATCCAAACATCGAAGGGATTAAATTCGCGAAAGATAACATTCATAATTATCCACTAATTAAGGCTTCTACAAATTCATAGCTGGAAAAGGGACGTAAATCTTCAATACCTTCTCCTGCACCAATAAAGCGGATGGGTAACCCTAATTGTTGGGAGACGGCGAGGGCAACGCCGCCTTTGGCTGTACCATCTAATTTGGTTAAAACGACTCCACTGAGTTGGGCGACTTCGGCAAACACTTGGGCTTGACGTAAGCCGTTTTGTCCTAGGGTGGCATCTAAAACTAACAGAGATTCTACTTTGGCATCGGGGGCTTTTTTGTCAATAATGCGACGAATTTTACTCAGTTCTTCCATTAAGTTTTTCTTGTTTTGCAGTCGCCCAGCCGTATCCACGAGTAAGAGGTCTATTTTTCTCGATTGTGCGGCGTTGATGGCATCATAAACAACTGCTGCGGGATCTGTATTTTTACCAGGATTGGCAATCACATCTGTGCCGGTTCTTTCTCCCCAAACTTTTACTTGTTCGACGGCGGCGGCTCGGAAGGTGTCGGCTGCACCGATTAAACATTGATAGTCGGATTTTTTGGCTAAGTGCGCTAATTTACCAATGGTGGTGGTTTTGCCTACGCCGTTGACTCCGGTTAACATCCAAATGTTGAGGACATTTTGTTCTGGGGCAAAGGTGGTATCGTAGGCTTGGCCACCGGGATAGTCAAGAATATTACGGAGAAGTTGTTTGAGGTAGGCGATCGCCTGTTCTGGGGGTAAACTTTCCTCGCGCAGCTTGGCTTGTAATTGTTCGATAATGCGATCGGTGGCTTCAACGCCTACATCTGCCTGCAAGAGCAAGGATTCGACTTCTAGAACTGCGTCCTCATTCAGGGGCCCTTGACCGACAACCGCCTTTAATTGATTAATCAATCCGCGCCGGGTTTTCCCTAATCCCTGGCGCAACTGTTGTAACCAATTAATCTCTTCTACGGACACCTCATCCGGTCGTCTGCCTTGCTTGGCGAGTACCTCAGCCGACCAAAGGAAATCTTCATCTAACTCTTCAGGGGCTGGAGAACGACGGGGTTTTGTTTCTGGTTCCGGTTCTTCAACTGCCTTTTCTTTCAGCTCTTCTAACCTCGCTCCCCGCTCTGCTTTGGCTCGCTCTAGGAAGGAGAGAGGCGCTGGCGTGGGTTCGGGTTGCGGTTCCGGTTCACTTTCAATGATGGGTTCCGGTTCGGGCGCTGTTTCTGTTTTGCTCTCAACTACCGGTTCTGGCTCCGGTTCTGGTTCTGGTTCCGGTTCTGAAGGTTCAACCGTAGGTTCTGGTTCTTCAGGTTCTTCCGGGATCACCTCTGCTTCCGGTTCTTCTACTTTCTCCTCAACTTCAGCAGACTTTTGGGCTTCTTGTTGTTGAATATTTTGATAAGCAGCCTTTGCCCAAGCCAGATAATCTACAGCCTCTTGAGTTTTTTCCGCTTCAGCCTGCTCCAGTTGCTCCGGCTCCGGTTGCGGTTCTGGGGCAGGTGCAGGGGTTTCAGAAGGGGACTCAGAGCGATTAAACTGGCGGCGAAACCAATTAAAGACCATAGGATTACGTGCAGATGGTAGGAGGAACAGTGCGATCGCAATCTACAGTGTATCATTGGGCATTCACTAAAGGATAGAAATCTGATTATTGAACTTTCTTAAAAACTGAGGCTATTCCAAGTTTCAGCCGCATCGGATAGTGCTTGATCTACTGTTTTTTCGCCTAACATGGCGGCTTGCAGATTGTCGTAAATGGCTCCTTTTAATTCGGTTAAGCCTTTCATGGCGGGAATGAGGACTTCTGCGGAGTCTAATTGCTGAGAGCTAATTAAGCGGGCTGTTTCTACGGGAGTGGATTGGGAAGTAGATTTGAGTTGGGCTTGATACTCTTGTACGGATTTTACCGTGGAGGGCAAGACATTG
Protein-coding sequences here:
- a CDS encoding ABC1 kinase family protein gives rise to the protein MLKITQPRSRRWQQLTYSPVIRQIQVFLAAFRFIALLLWDRWRGGPSSALKRKRARGLVKTLLKLGPTFIKIGQSLSTRADLLPTEYVEALEQLQDQVPAFNPETAIAIIELELAASVGAIFQDFDPIPLAAASLGQVHRATLHTQEEVVIKVQRPGLRALFDVDAKAIYRAIQVTELLFAWTRKYELRTIYNEFFRILYQEIDYKQEALNADRFQQNFANYPEIIVPRIYWRYTTQKVLTIEYLPGIKVDNREALIACGLDPQKINQIGICCYLKQLLLDGFFQADPHPGNLAVTSKGQLIFYDFGMMGEIQSLAKDQMIRNFFAVLRKDTDEVVETLINMGLIEPMADMTPVRRLITFLLDRFTERPVNFREFTLIKDELYTMFEQQPFRLPAEMTFVLKALTTLDGIARILDPEYNLAASSQPFIREVTAGKGTRYLVGETLRQVKLWVQSPFEKPTVTDQWFEQLEKRMETGDLAFSVRAKESDRLLESLSLGLQSLLYLYGAGFTLISSSILFVGQFSGWAIALLCGSGVFIIFCVRSIFRLSVRNRLNRIS
- a CDS encoding NAD(P)/FAD-dependent oxidoreductase, producing MQELLYLEIPQPDTSAVRTWLQQHYDPPIGEKFLTADGLRLHFPQRDPLSLFVWSVQRTTYLKLFRWSNTPIPQEGRVINHLKNQLQRQFPHEYPEPPEIDLSKQSIFEALAPYYPQTVRYFQKMPRGEYDLNRVYWWEKRWRENVRNPQIPSPVIRPLQTPLSAENTYDLIYIGGALGAIHSAVMAARGYRVLLIERLPYGRMNREWNISRDEFARLIELGLFTEDEFEDLIAREYVDGFNKFFDSNNPEHLRAKVLHTPKVLNIAMASDKLLGSCGEKLRQAGGEIRDETEFQYAEVADNGVRLTLKHLGTGETSQVQGRLLIDAMGTASPIAWQLNGNRAFDSVCPTVGAMIDGGFEPGVWDSDYGDVLNSHGDVSRGRQLIWELFPGAGQELTFYLFHYHQVHPDNPGSLLEMYEDFFTILPEYRRCDLDQLVWKKPTFGYIPGHFSLGNSDRIIAADRVLAIGDAASLQSPLVFTGFGSLVRNLPRLTALLDVALKYDLLSSQHLAAIRAYQDNTAVTWLFSKGMMVPTHRHIQPQLINSMLNTFFGLLADEPPEVADTFIKDRTTWLLFNRLALKAAFKNPALLLWIWDLAGAKDLLRWLSTYGSFTTKAFIHALLRPWFPQFTRWCAGWMGDRYPGLWLKILSLNYSLSGNWGQAIQDLGD
- the chlP gene encoding geranylgeranyl reductase, translating into MGIRVAVVGSGPAGSSTAETLAKAGIETYLFERKLDNAKPCGGAIPLCMVSEFDLPPQIIDRRVRKMKMISPSNREVDINLDRNDEYIGMCRREVLDGFMRDRAAELGATLINGTVHKLELPTNSTDPYTLHYSDHSQGGTVGVAKTLQVDVVVGADGANSRVAKAIKAGDYNYAIAFQERIRLPDHLMNYYEDLAEMYVGDDVSPDFYAWVFPKYDHVAVGTGTMKVNQAKIKQLQAGIRARAAKRLVGGEIIKVEAHPIPEHPRPHRVRGRVALVGDAAGTVTKSSGEGIYFAAKSGRMCAEAIVEFSNNGQRIPTEEDLKVYLQRWDKKYGLTYKVLDILQQVFYRTDATREAFVEMCSDKDVQRLTFDSYLYKTVVPANPLVQMKITAKTIGSLLRGNALAP
- a CDS encoding lysophospholipid acyltransferase family protein — translated: MTNNLHQKPGDGWSLDERNPEVIESWMSIWGWLYDYYFRVQTEGWHQIPTDEPVLIVGSHNGGLASPDMVMMIYDWFRHFGTQRLVYGLTHPHIWTINPRVAQEVVALGAIRANPKMAIAAFQKGASVLVYPGGAQDVFRPYSQRHKIELAGRKGFIKLALRQNVPIVPAISYGAHDTLMVLGDIYPLMKQLHEWGLPWLYNLDPEVFPIYLGLPWGIAFGPLPHIPLPIQVHTRICKPIRFDRHGRKAARDRYYVDQCYQVVQTTMQAELDRLISSINP
- a CDS encoding ribose-phosphate pyrophosphokinase; protein product: MSALRGFVVIRSATLAIQPTLPSVNENNRLRLFAGSANLLLAQEVARYLGVDLGPMVRKRFADGELYVQIQESIRGCDVYLIQPSSSPVNDHLMELLIMIDACRRASARQITAVIPYYGYARADRKTAGRESITAKLVANLITEAGASRVLAMDLHSAQIQGYFDIPCDHVYGSPVLIDYLLSKQLPDLVVVSPDVGGVARARAFAKKLNDAPLAIIDKRRQAHNVAEVLNLIGDVEGKTAVLVDDMIDTAGTISEGARMLRQKGARQVYACATHAVFSHPAVERLSSGVLEEVIVTNTIQLPEAKHFPQLRVLSVANLVGETIWRIHEDSSVSSMFR
- a CDS encoding Uma2 family endonuclease yields the protein MYAVISNDEIQLPPGSVVRLPGTWQEYQTLCDRRGDGSIPRIKYHSGEVFLMSPLAKHGRDASLIADLIKVLLDWTGREYDAFTPVTMQLPEESGIEPDYCFYIDHWQAVSGKERIDWLHDPPPDLVLEIDVTSYSDAQDYLPYRVPEVWLFRNQKLLIYQLQGNEYSVQSQSQYFPEVNLADVVAQCLTLAYQRNTSTAIRNLKQQLVDIDQKSS
- a CDS encoding NUDIX hydrolase is translated as MSKKKPKIRVIALGLIRDGDRLFLSEGYDKDKDQTFYRALGGGVDFGETSREALKREFQEELNAELTEIEYLGCIESIFTHQSKPGHEIIQLYRAQFVDPTFYQQNRFTFHENKRSKTALWVNIEACKSGEVRVVPAEFLAYL
- a CDS encoding DUF3531 family protein; the encoded protein is MNVIFREFNPFDVWIWMEFNTIPSDAEKLYVQEAFDAWYYLGKLGGFNAENLQVQEEGLELSYMSYDGEQADRSLMALMHNMGDLEYQGNWGRCWFDLGTSDALALDILINALRQLSQEYVALETLVIGGVNADWPIPETQDTFVQY
- the ftsY gene encoding signal recognition particle-docking protein FtsY; translation: MVFNWFRRQFNRSESPSETPAPAPEPQPEPEQLEQAEAEKTQEAVDYLAWAKAAYQNIQQQEAQKSAEVEEKVEEPEAEVIPEEPEEPEPTVEPSEPEPEPEPEPEPVVESKTETAPEPEPIIESEPEPQPEPTPAPLSFLERAKAERGARLEELKEKAVEEPEPETKPRRSPAPEELDEDFLWSAEVLAKQGRRPDEVSVEEINWLQQLRQGLGKTRRGLINQLKAVVGQGPLNEDAVLEVESLLLQADVGVEATDRIIEQLQAKLREESLPPEQAIAYLKQLLRNILDYPGGQAYDTTFAPEQNVLNIWMLTGVNGVGKTTTIGKLAHLAKKSDYQCLIGAADTFRAAAVEQVKVWGERTGTDVIANPGKNTDPAAVVYDAINAAQSRKIDLLLVDTAGRLQNKKNLMEELSKIRRIIDKKAPDAKVESLLVLDATLGQNGLRQAQVFAEVAQLSGVVLTKLDGTAKGGVALAVSQQLGLPIRFIGAGEGIEDLRPFSSYEFVEALISG